In Sphingopyxis sp. FD7, a single window of DNA contains:
- a CDS encoding phage portal protein, translating into MNWFGRKAAQGAARPALSRVYGNWSAPAPLSWEAQVREGYLANAIVQRSVRLVAEAAASAPLEASDPALLALVAGPSGGQGLLETLASHLLLHGNGYVQILTDGAGVPAELFALRPERVTVEADSRGWPVAYRYKAGGSAAVLPAEDGAGRVAVVHVKALHPLDDHYGAGCLGAAAGAIAAHNAAAKWNAALLENAARPSGALVHDPGDKGMPLSTEQVERLREELAESFSGRANAGRPLLLEGGLRWQALSLSPAEMDFLALKDSSAREIAMTFGVPPMLLGLPGDATYANYREANRALWRLTVLPLCAKILGAIAHGLRGWFDGAELRVDLNKLPALAEDRMALWREVSAADWLSADEKKALLGVA; encoded by the coding sequence ATGAACTGGTTTGGCCGGAAGGCTGCGCAGGGTGCTGCGCGGCCTGCTTTGTCGCGTGTGTATGGGAATTGGTCGGCGCCCGCGCCGCTGTCGTGGGAGGCGCAGGTGCGCGAGGGGTATCTGGCGAATGCGATCGTGCAGCGATCGGTGCGGCTGGTCGCCGAGGCGGCGGCGAGTGCGCCGCTGGAGGCGAGCGATCCGGCGTTGCTGGCGCTCGTCGCGGGGCCGTCGGGTGGGCAGGGGCTGCTCGAAACGCTGGCGTCGCACCTGCTGCTCCACGGCAATGGCTATGTGCAGATATTAACCGATGGCGCGGGGGTGCCGGCCGAGCTGTTCGCGTTGCGGCCCGAGCGGGTGACGGTCGAGGCCGATAGCCGGGGGTGGCCGGTTGCCTATCGCTACAAGGCGGGCGGGTCGGCGGCGGTCCTGCCCGCCGAGGATGGCGCGGGGCGCGTGGCGGTGGTGCATGTGAAGGCGCTGCACCCCCTGGACGATCATTATGGCGCGGGGTGCCTGGGCGCCGCGGCGGGGGCGATTGCGGCGCATAATGCGGCGGCGAAGTGGAATGCGGCGCTGCTGGAAAATGCGGCGCGGCCGTCGGGGGCGCTGGTGCATGATCCGGGCGACAAGGGAATGCCGCTGTCGACCGAACAGGTCGAGCGGCTGCGCGAGGAATTGGCCGAGAGTTTTTCGGGACGCGCCAATGCGGGGCGGCCGTTGCTGCTGGAGGGTGGGCTCCGGTGGCAGGCGCTGTCGCTGTCGCCCGCCGAGATGGATTTTCTGGCGCTGAAGGATTCGAGCGCGCGAGAGATTGCGATGACCTTCGGGGTGCCGCCGATGCTGCTGGGGCTGCCCGGCGATGCGACCTATGCCAACTACCGCGAAGCCAATCGCGCGCTGTGGCGGCTGACGGTGCTGCCCTTGTGCGCGAAGATTTTGGGGGCGATCGCGCACGGGCTGCGCGGCTGGTTCGACGGCGCCGAGCTGCGCGTCGACCTTAACAAGCTGCCCGCGCTGGCCGAGGACCGGATGGCGCTGTGGCGCGAGGTGTCGGCGGCGGACTGGCTGAGCGCGGACGAGAAGAAGGCGTTGCTGGGGGTGGCGTAG
- a CDS encoding S9 family peptidase, producing the protein MRKLALFGTALLALTAQPLWAQQEEAPAPQQPASEPAAATPTPMPAAAVGSARTGPERRFTGADLFDLAIAADPQISPDGRHIAYVRRANDIMTDRAVSSIWLIDTATGRETPLAGQDGPAFSPRWSPDGARLAYVSAAGGSAQLWVRWMDGGEAVRLTGLPTSPSSLTWAPDGRSIAYTMLVKDEGAKLGSAPANKPEGAKWAEPLDIRTLLTYRADGQGYVEPGFEKIFLIPATGGAPRQLTFGPYHDGGPLSWSRDGRTLYFSANRQPDWETDPLESEIHALDVASGAIATLTDRNGPDANPLVSPDGRLIAWLGFDDAKRAYEQTELYVMNRDGSGRRRVAANWDYSVDAVQWAADSRSLYVQYDDHGETKVARVTLDGAVRDVAKGLSGGGMDRPYTGGSFTVADNGAIAFTGGTATRPAEVQLARGGGEARILTDLNRTLREVKSLGQVRKITAASSLDGLPIEGWLTLPPGYVEGQRVPLILEIHGGPFTAYGPHFSTDNQLYAAAGYAVLSPNPRGSTSYGEAFAQQIDKAYPGNDYFDLISIVDQAIALGIADPDALFVTGGSGGGVLTSWIVGKTNRFKAAATQKPVINWATQALTADGPAFFGPYWLGAQPWERPELFWERSPLSLVGNVETPTLVVVGGEDYRTPVSESEQYYTALRLRGVPTALVKVPGASHGSIAARPSQSAAKAAAILAWFDKYRKGWTRPAPSD; encoded by the coding sequence ATGCGCAAACTGGCCTTGTTTGGAACCGCCCTCCTCGCCCTCACGGCGCAGCCGCTCTGGGCGCAGCAGGAAGAGGCCCCCGCGCCGCAGCAGCCCGCATCCGAACCCGCCGCCGCCACCCCCACCCCGATGCCCGCCGCCGCGGTGGGCAGCGCGCGCACCGGCCCCGAACGCCGCTTCACCGGCGCCGACCTGTTCGACCTCGCGATCGCCGCCGATCCGCAGATCAGCCCCGACGGCCGCCACATCGCCTATGTCCGCCGCGCCAACGACATCATGACCGACCGCGCGGTCAGCTCGATCTGGCTGATCGACACCGCGACGGGGCGCGAAACCCCGCTTGCGGGACAGGACGGCCCGGCCTTTTCGCCGCGCTGGTCGCCCGACGGCGCGCGCCTCGCCTATGTCTCGGCCGCGGGCGGCAGCGCGCAGCTCTGGGTGCGCTGGATGGACGGCGGCGAAGCCGTGCGGCTGACCGGCCTGCCGACCAGCCCGTCCAGCCTGACCTGGGCGCCCGACGGCCGCTCGATCGCCTATACGATGCTGGTGAAGGACGAAGGCGCCAAGCTCGGCAGCGCGCCAGCGAACAAGCCCGAGGGCGCCAAATGGGCCGAACCGCTCGACATCCGCACCCTCCTCACCTACCGCGCCGACGGACAGGGCTATGTCGAGCCGGGGTTCGAGAAAATCTTTCTCATCCCCGCGACCGGCGGCGCGCCGCGCCAGCTGACCTTCGGTCCTTACCATGATGGCGGGCCCTTGAGCTGGTCGCGCGACGGCCGCACGCTCTATTTCAGCGCCAACCGCCAGCCGGACTGGGAAACCGACCCGCTCGAAAGCGAAATCCACGCGCTCGATGTGGCCAGCGGCGCGATCGCGACGCTCACCGATCGCAACGGCCCCGACGCCAATCCGCTGGTGTCGCCCGACGGCCGCCTCATCGCCTGGCTCGGCTTCGACGACGCAAAGCGCGCCTATGAACAGACGGAGCTTTATGTGATGAACCGCGACGGGTCGGGCCGCCGCCGCGTCGCCGCCAACTGGGACTACAGCGTCGATGCCGTGCAGTGGGCCGCCGACAGCCGCAGCCTCTATGTCCAATATGACGATCATGGCGAAACGAAGGTCGCGCGCGTCACGCTCGACGGCGCGGTGCGCGACGTGGCGAAGGGGTTGTCGGGCGGCGGGATGGACCGGCCCTATACCGGCGGCAGCTTCACCGTCGCCGACAATGGCGCCATCGCCTTCACCGGCGGCACCGCCACGCGCCCCGCCGAGGTGCAGCTCGCGCGCGGCGGCGGCGAGGCGCGCATCCTCACCGATCTCAACCGGACTTTACGCGAGGTCAAATCGCTGGGGCAGGTGCGCAAGATCACCGCGGCGTCGAGCCTCGACGGGCTGCCGATCGAGGGCTGGCTGACCTTGCCGCCGGGCTATGTCGAGGGACAGCGCGTGCCGCTGATCCTCGAAATCCATGGCGGACCCTTCACCGCCTATGGCCCGCATTTTTCGACCGACAACCAACTCTATGCCGCCGCGGGCTATGCGGTGCTGTCGCCGAACCCGCGCGGCTCGACCAGCTATGGCGAGGCCTTCGCGCAGCAGATCGACAAGGCCTATCCGGGCAATGATTATTTCGACCTCATCTCGATCGTCGATCAGGCGATCGCGCTCGGCATCGCCGATCCCGACGCCCTGTTCGTCACCGGCGGGTCGGGCGGCGGCGTGCTGACCAGCTGGATCGTCGGCAAAACCAACCGCTTCAAGGCGGCGGCGACGCAGAAACCCGTCATCAACTGGGCGACGCAGGCGCTGACCGCCGACGGCCCCGCCTTCTTCGGCCCCTATTGGCTCGGCGCCCAGCCGTGGGAACGGCCGGAGCTGTTCTGGGAGCGCTCGCCGCTGTCGCTCGTCGGCAATGTCGAAACCCCGACGCTCGTTGTCGTCGGCGGCGAGGATTATCGCACCCCGGTCAGCGAATCCGAACAATATTACACCGCGCTTCGCCTCCGCGGCGTGCCCACCGCGCTCGTCAAGGTGCCCGGCGCCAGCCACGGCAGCATCGCCGCGCGCCCGTCGCAATCGGCCGCCAAGGCCGCCGCGATCCTCGCCTGGTTCGACAAATATCGGAAAGGCTGGACGCGGCCCGCGCCATCGGATTAA
- the pip gene encoding prolyl aminopeptidase: MDFSRLQASSKIGEDWVYPQPPCLNFGWLEVDRDPAHRLYWEEYGNPAGEPVMVLHGGPGGACAPVMARFFDPKRYRVILFDQRGCGKSEPNVASAGPAVALAKNTTADLIGDIEKLRDHLEIAGPMHVFGGSWGSTLAMAYATRHPAHCASLILRGIFLGAAEDLLYLYQGNAATWGDDPFGLTAPGAYIKYPDEWAALLSVLSPDERRDVMASYKAIFDMVPATPAEKQRQLNAALTWSLWEGVISNMIPESADTGKFGEADFALCFAQIEAHYFANDLFLPAGHFFDHIDVLAAIPIHIVHGRFDEVCPLTQASRLVAALRAAGAEPVSYVVTNAGHSAMERENALALTAVMDGLATMR, encoded by the coding sequence ATGGATTTTTCGCGGCTTCAGGCGTCGAGCAAGATCGGCGAGGACTGGGTCTATCCGCAGCCGCCCTGCCTCAATTTCGGGTGGCTGGAGGTCGATCGCGATCCCGCGCACCGCCTTTATTGGGAGGAATATGGCAATCCGGCGGGCGAGCCGGTGATGGTCCTGCACGGCGGCCCCGGCGGCGCATGCGCGCCGGTGATGGCGCGATTCTTCGATCCGAAGCGATACCGCGTGATCCTGTTCGACCAGCGCGGATGCGGCAAGAGCGAGCCCAATGTCGCCTCGGCCGGGCCGGCGGTCGCGCTGGCGAAAAACACCACCGCCGACCTGATCGGCGACATCGAGAAATTGCGCGATCATCTGGAGATTGCGGGGCCGATGCATGTGTTTGGCGGGAGCTGGGGCAGCACGCTGGCGATGGCATACGCGACCCGGCACCCCGCGCATTGCGCCAGCCTGATCCTGCGCGGCATCTTCCTGGGGGCGGCGGAGGATCTGCTCTATCTGTATCAGGGCAATGCCGCGACGTGGGGGGACGACCCGTTCGGGCTGACCGCGCCCGGCGCCTATATCAAATATCCCGACGAATGGGCGGCGCTGCTCTCGGTGCTGTCGCCCGACGAGCGGCGCGACGTCATGGCGTCGTACAAGGCGATTTTCGATATGGTCCCCGCGACCCCCGCCGAGAAGCAGCGGCAGCTGAACGCCGCGCTCACCTGGTCGCTCTGGGAAGGGGTGATTTCCAACATGATCCCCGAAAGCGCCGATACGGGCAAGTTCGGCGAGGCCGATTTCGCGCTGTGTTTCGCGCAGATCGAGGCGCATTATTTCGCGAACGACCTGTTCCTGCCCGCGGGCCATTTTTTCGACCATATCGACGTGCTGGCGGCGATCCCCATCCATATCGTCCACGGCCGTTTCGACGAAGTCTGCCCGCTGACACAGGCATCGCGGCTGGTCGCCGCGCTGCGCGCCGCGGGGGCGGAGCCGGTGTCCTATGTCGTCACCAACGCCGGGCACAGCGCGATGGAGCGCGAGAATGCGCTGGCGCTGACGGCGGTGATGGATGGGTTGGCGACCATGAGATAA
- a CDS encoding rod shape-determining protein — protein MKFFDRFASAAHNMAIDLGTVNTVVYARDRGIVLNEPSVVALETRDGVRRVKVVGDEAKLMMGKTPGNIEAIRPLRDGVIADIDVAEQMLKHFMDKAQGGASRFAQRVHVVICVPSGSTMVERRAIRDAASNAGAASVQLIEESLAAAIGAGLQVAEPRGAMVVDIGGGTTEVAVLSLSGIAYSNSARVGGDKMDEMISSFIRRKHNLMIGEMTAERVKLTIGCATPPDGDGMVLGVKGRDLVTGRPAEVQVTEAEIAEALAEPVGQIVSAVRAALEQTPPELSADIIDEGITLTGGGALLRRMDAAIARATGLPVVVADDALICVAMGAGRAFEDRTYHGVLIAA, from the coding sequence ATGAAGTTTTTTGACCGCTTTGCGTCGGCCGCGCACAATATGGCCATCGACCTGGGGACCGTGAATACCGTGGTTTATGCGCGGGACCGGGGCATTGTGCTCAACGAGCCGTCGGTGGTCGCGCTGGAGACGCGCGACGGCGTCCGCCGTGTCAAAGTCGTCGGCGATGAAGCCAAGCTGATGATGGGCAAGACCCCCGGCAATATCGAAGCGATCCGTCCTCTGCGCGACGGGGTGATCGCCGACATCGACGTCGCCGAGCAGATGCTGAAGCATTTCATGGACAAGGCGCAGGGGGGCGCGAGCCGCTTTGCACAGCGCGTTCATGTCGTCATCTGCGTGCCGAGCGGGTCGACGATGGTCGAACGCCGCGCGATCCGCGACGCCGCGAGCAATGCGGGCGCAGCGTCGGTGCAGCTGATCGAGGAATCGCTGGCCGCGGCGATCGGCGCGGGGTTGCAGGTCGCCGAACCGAGGGGCGCGATGGTCGTCGACATCGGCGGCGGCACGACCGAGGTTGCGGTGCTGTCGCTGAGCGGCATCGCCTATAGCAATTCGGCGCGCGTCGGCGGCGACAAGATGGATGAGATGATTTCGTCGTTCATCCGCCGCAAGCATAATCTGATGATCGGCGAAATGACCGCCGAGCGCGTCAAGCTGACCATCGGCTGCGCGACGCCGCCCGACGGCGACGGCATGGTCCTGGGAGTGAAGGGTCGCGACCTGGTGACCGGCCGACCCGCCGAGGTGCAGGTGACCGAAGCCGAAATCGCCGAGGCGCTGGCCGAACCCGTCGGGCAGATCGTGAGCGCGGTGCGCGCCGCGCTGGAACAGACGCCGCCCGAATTGTCGGCCGACATCATCGATGAAGGGATCACGCTGACCGGCGGCGGCGCGCTGCTGCGCCGGATGGACGCGGCGATCGCGCGCGCGACGGGACTGCCGGTGGTGGTCGCCGACGACGCGCTGATCTGCGTCGCGATGGGCGCCGGGCGGGCGTTCGAGGATCGCACCTATCACGGGGTGCTGATCGCGGCGTGA
- a CDS encoding adenosine deaminase: protein MPDGFASREERAAFIARLPKAELHLHIEGSLEPELMFRLAQRNGVAIPFASIDDVRAAYAFSNLQDFLDIYYQGMGVLQTEQDFYDLTAAYCARANADNVRHIEIFFDPQGHTARGVAFETVIAGITRALDDAEARYAMTSRLILCFLRHLSEAEAEATLDEALPFLGRIVGVGLDSSELGHPPAKFERVFARARALGLKLVAHAGEEGPPEYVREALDLLKVDRIDHGNRSLEDPALVARLAASGMTLTVCPLSNLKLCVVRDIAAHPLKTMLDAGLRATVNSDDPSYFGGYVNANYQAVADALDLSRDDLVMLARNSFTGSFLSDAEKARHLAAIDACA, encoded by the coding sequence GTGCCTGACGGCTTCGCCTCGCGCGAGGAGCGCGCCGCCTTTATCGCCCGCCTGCCCAAGGCCGAACTGCACCTCCATATCGAAGGCTCGCTCGAACCCGAGCTGATGTTCAGGCTCGCGCAGCGCAACGGCGTCGCCATCCCCTTCGCCAGCATCGACGACGTGCGCGCGGCTTACGCCTTCTCGAACCTTCAGGACTTCCTCGACATCTATTATCAGGGCATGGGCGTTCTCCAGACCGAGCAGGATTTTTACGACCTCACCGCCGCCTATTGCGCCCGCGCGAACGCCGACAACGTCCGTCACATCGAAATCTTCTTCGACCCGCAGGGTCATACGGCGCGCGGCGTCGCTTTTGAAACCGTCATCGCCGGCATCACCCGCGCGCTGGACGACGCGGAGGCGCGGTACGCGATGACCTCCAGGCTCATCCTCTGCTTCCTCCGCCATCTCAGCGAAGCCGAGGCCGAGGCGACGCTCGACGAAGCGCTGCCCTTCCTGGGTCGCATCGTCGGCGTCGGTCTCGACTCGTCCGAACTCGGCCACCCGCCCGCCAAGTTCGAGCGCGTGTTCGCGCGCGCCCGCGCGCTCGGGTTGAAGCTCGTCGCCCATGCGGGCGAGGAAGGCCCGCCCGAATATGTCCGCGAAGCGCTCGACCTCTTGAAAGTCGACCGCATCGACCATGGCAACCGCAGCCTCGAAGACCCCGCCCTCGTCGCCCGCCTCGCGGCATCGGGCATGACGCTTACCGTCTGCCCGCTCTCGAACCTCAAGCTGTGCGTCGTGCGCGACATCGCGGCTCACCCGCTGAAAACCATGCTCGATGCGGGCCTCAGGGCCACCGTCAACAGCGACGACCCCAGCTATTTCGGCGGCTATGTGAACGCCAATTACCAGGCCGTCGCCGACGCGCTCGACCTGTCGCGGGACGATCTCGTCATGCTCGCGCGCAACAGCTTCACCGGCTCCTTCCTGAGCGATGCCGAAAAGGCACGCCACCTCGCGGCGATCGACGCCTGCGCCTGA
- a CDS encoding phosphoribosyltransferase, with product MSDDKIFISANELLADSLRLGRQVIESGFKPTHLVGIWRGGAPVGIAVQELLDYHGHACDHIAIRTSSYRGIDDQDTRVRVFALGYLIDTLNPDDRLLIIDDVFDSGRSIRAFLSELKARCRHNMPRDIRIATVWFKPRRNVTDLRPDFFVHETDQWLIFPHEIDGLTVDEIRRHKPEAAIILGEAEVPGA from the coding sequence ATGAGCGACGACAAGATTTTCATCAGCGCCAACGAACTGCTCGCCGATTCGCTGCGGCTGGGCCGGCAGGTGATCGAAAGCGGGTTCAAACCGACGCATCTCGTCGGCATCTGGCGCGGCGGCGCGCCGGTGGGGATCGCGGTGCAGGAACTGCTCGACTATCATGGGCACGCCTGCGACCATATCGCGATCCGCACCTCTTCCTACCGCGGCATCGACGATCAGGACACGCGCGTGCGCGTCTTCGCGCTCGGCTATCTCATCGACACGCTGAACCCCGACGACCGCCTGCTCATCATAGATGACGTCTTCGATTCGGGTCGCAGCATCCGCGCTTTCCTGTCCGAATTGAAGGCGCGCTGCCGTCATAATATGCCGCGCGACATCCGCATCGCGACCGTCTGGTTCAAGCCGCGCCGCAACGTCACCGACCTCCGCCCCGATTTCTTCGTCCACGAAACCGACCAGTGGCTGATCTTCCCGCACGAGATCGACGGGCTGACGGTGGACGAGATCCGCCGTCACAAACCCGAAGCGGCGATCATCCTCGGCGAAGCGGAGGTGCCGGGTGCCTGA
- a CDS encoding GIY-YIG nuclease family protein, which translates to MERERKGGWVYIMADRYRGTIYVGVTAHLAARIHQHRTGDGSDFCARYGLGRLVWAERGDDIVLCIAQEKRIKRWHRQWKFELIERGNPDWLDLSDRLA; encoded by the coding sequence ATGGAACGCGAACGGAAGGGAGGCTGGGTCTATATCATGGCCGACCGTTATCGCGGCACGATCTATGTCGGTGTGACCGCGCATCTCGCGGCGCGCATCCATCAGCACCGGACGGGAGACGGATCGGATTTTTGCGCGCGTTATGGGCTCGGCCGCCTCGTCTGGGCGGAGCGAGGCGACGATATTGTGCTGTGCATCGCGCAGGAGAAGCGCATCAAGCGGTGGCACCGGCAATGGAAGTTCGAACTGATCGAGCGGGGTAATCCCGATTGGCTGGATCTGTCCGACAGGCTGGCTTGA
- a CDS encoding DNA-packaging protein, whose product MTAARRASAAERRTRSLDIMGTLAAMKLRDQRTVLEGLSPSQKDELTARWYGFENDGQREPPGAWRIWLIRAGRGFGKTRAGSEWVSQIARDWPEARIALVGATQADAMRVMIEGPSGLIAVARRGEEPLWVAGRRELRFVSGAVATLYSAEAGEELRGPEHHFAWCDELAKWRRGEAAWDNLMLGMRLGERPRVLVTTTPRPNAVMRKVMAAPGIVETFGRTRDNPHLPDDFVVAMLASYGGTRLGRQELDGELLEDVEGALWTRALIERCRVDAESVGKYVRVVIGVDPPASAGGDACGIIVAAELRDGRLAVVEDASVERAVPGVWAQAVAAAAARWGAERVVAESNMGGEMVEAVLRQADMALPVVPVRASAGKVRRAEPVALAYERGQVVHAGVFAELEDQLCGLQIGGGYAGPGRSPDRADACVWALAALRAGMRKGRGPGVRVV is encoded by the coding sequence ATGACGGCGGCGCGGCGCGCGAGCGCGGCCGAGCGGCGGACCCGGTCGCTTGACATTATGGGCACCTTGGCCGCGATGAAGCTGCGCGACCAGCGCACGGTGCTGGAGGGACTGTCGCCATCGCAGAAGGACGAGCTGACCGCGCGCTGGTACGGGTTCGAAAACGACGGGCAGCGCGAACCGCCGGGGGCGTGGCGCATCTGGCTGATCCGCGCGGGGCGCGGGTTCGGCAAGACGCGCGCGGGGTCCGAATGGGTGAGCCAGATCGCGCGCGACTGGCCCGAAGCGCGCATCGCGCTGGTCGGCGCGACGCAGGCCGATGCCATGCGCGTGATGATCGAGGGGCCGAGCGGGTTGATCGCGGTGGCGCGCAGGGGCGAGGAACCGCTCTGGGTGGCGGGGCGGCGCGAGCTGCGCTTTGTGAGCGGCGCGGTGGCGACGCTCTATTCGGCCGAGGCGGGCGAGGAGCTGCGCGGGCCCGAACATCATTTCGCCTGGTGCGACGAGCTGGCCAAATGGCGGCGCGGCGAGGCGGCGTGGGACAATCTGATGCTGGGAATGCGGCTGGGCGAGCGGCCGCGCGTGCTGGTGACGACGACGCCGCGCCCCAATGCGGTGATGCGCAAGGTGATGGCGGCGCCGGGGATCGTCGAAACCTTTGGCCGGACGCGCGACAACCCGCACCTGCCCGACGATTTCGTCGTCGCGATGCTGGCGAGTTACGGCGGGACGCGGCTGGGGCGGCAGGAGCTGGACGGCGAATTGCTGGAGGATGTCGAGGGCGCGCTGTGGACGCGCGCGCTGATCGAGCGGTGCCGGGTCGATGCGGAGAGCGTGGGCAAATATGTGCGCGTCGTGATCGGCGTCGATCCGCCCGCGAGCGCGGGGGGCGACGCGTGCGGGATCATCGTCGCCGCCGAGCTGCGCGACGGGCGGCTGGCGGTGGTCGAGGATGCGAGCGTCGAGCGCGCGGTGCCGGGCGTGTGGGCGCAGGCGGTGGCCGCCGCGGCGGCGCGGTGGGGCGCCGAGCGCGTGGTCGCCGAGAGCAATATGGGCGGCGAGATGGTCGAGGCGGTGCTGCGCCAGGCCGACATGGCGCTGCCCGTCGTTCCGGTGCGCGCGAGCGCGGGCAAGGTGCGGCGCGCCGAGCCGGTCGCGCTCGCCTATGAGCGCGGGCAGGTGGTCCATGCGGGGGTGTTCGCCGAGTTGGAGGACCAGCTTTGCGGGCTCCAGATCGGCGGGGGTTATGCGGGACCGGGACGGTCGCCGGATCGGGCCGATGCGTGTGTGTGGGCGCTGGCGGCGCTGCGCGCGGGGATGCGCAAGGGGCGGGGGCCGGGGGTGCGGGTGGTTTGA
- the trpS gene encoding tryptophan--tRNA ligase gives MRTLSGIQPTGNLHLGNYLGAIRNWVRMQDEMEGEKLYFLADLHAITVHNDPAELTANTREMAAALMAAGIDPEKAILFNQARVPAHAELAWLLFCTARIGWLNRMTQFKEKSGKNREGASVGLFAYPVLQAADVLLYQTTHVPVGDDQKQHLELARDIATKFNLDTGTETFTLPEPTIPAAAARIMSLRDGSAKMSKSDPSDLSRINLVDDADTIIAKIRKAKTDPEPLPSEAAGLEGRPEAKNLVSIYAAMADESVDQVLARFAGQGFGAFKPALGELLVETLRPIAARLTELKGDPAAIDAALESGAARASALAKPTLDAAYAALGLCR, from the coding sequence ATGCGGACGCTATCGGGCATCCAGCCCACCGGAAACTTGCACCTCGGCAATTATCTGGGCGCGATCCGCAACTGGGTGCGAATGCAGGACGAAATGGAGGGCGAGAAGCTCTATTTCCTTGCCGACCTGCACGCGATCACCGTCCATAACGATCCCGCCGAACTGACCGCGAACACGCGCGAGATGGCGGCGGCGCTGATGGCGGCGGGGATCGATCCTGAAAAGGCGATCTTGTTCAATCAGGCGCGCGTACCCGCGCACGCCGAGCTCGCCTGGCTGCTGTTCTGCACCGCGCGCATCGGCTGGCTCAACCGCATGACGCAGTTCAAGGAAAAGTCGGGCAAGAACCGCGAGGGCGCGAGCGTCGGGCTCTTCGCCTATCCGGTGCTCCAGGCCGCCGACGTGCTGCTGTATCAGACGACACACGTTCCCGTCGGCGACGACCAGAAACAGCATCTGGAGCTGGCGCGCGATATCGCGACCAAGTTCAACCTCGACACGGGGACCGAGACGTTCACCTTGCCCGAACCGACGATCCCGGCGGCGGCGGCGCGGATCATGAGCCTGCGCGACGGGTCCGCGAAAATGTCGAAGTCGGACCCGAGCGACTTGAGCCGCATCAATCTGGTCGACGATGCCGACACGATCATCGCAAAGATCCGCAAGGCAAAGACCGACCCCGAACCTTTGCCGTCGGAGGCGGCGGGGCTGGAGGGGCGGCCCGAGGCGAAGAACCTTGTGTCCATCTATGCCGCGATGGCCGACGAAAGCGTCGATCAGGTGCTCGCGCGCTTTGCCGGGCAGGGTTTCGGGGCGTTCAAGCCCGCGCTCGGCGAACTGCTGGTCGAGACGTTGCGCCCGATCGCGGCGCGGCTGACCGAGCTCAAGGGCGATCCGGCGGCGATCGACGCGGCGCTGGAATCGGGGGCGGCGCGGGCATCGGCGCTGGCGAAGCCGACGCTCGATGCCGCCTATGCGGCGCTCGGGCTTTGCCGCTAA
- a CDS encoding DUF4136 domain-containing protein, which produces MSKMNFRRWGLAALTGAALALAGCATPFKADVARFQSQLPAPQGQSFVVEASNPALQGGIEFGQYANIVAGELTRYGYRPAANGEKADLIVRMDYGVDKGRERVVSSPGFADPWYGGYYGRGFYRPVIVRGPGGRRYVYGYRDPFLWGGFGPSWGYGDISSYTVYTSGLTLQINRAADGTRLFEGRAEAQSRDNDLQALVPNLVEAMFTGFPGNSGERVRITVAPPEKG; this is translated from the coding sequence ATGAGCAAGATGAACTTCCGGCGATGGGGCCTTGCCGCCCTGACGGGCGCGGCGCTCGCGCTTGCGGGCTGCGCGACGCCGTTCAAGGCCGATGTTGCGCGCTTCCAGTCGCAACTCCCGGCGCCGCAGGGGCAGAGCTTCGTCGTCGAAGCGAGCAACCCCGCGCTGCAAGGCGGCATCGAGTTCGGTCAATATGCCAATATCGTGGCGGGCGAGCTGACGCGCTATGGCTATCGCCCGGCGGCGAATGGCGAGAAGGCCGACCTGATCGTGCGCATGGACTATGGCGTCGACAAGGGCCGCGAGCGCGTGGTGTCGAGCCCCGGTTTCGCTGATCCCTGGTACGGCGGCTATTACGGCCGCGGCTTCTATCGCCCGGTGATCGTCCGCGGTCCGGGCGGGCGCCGCTATGTCTATGGCTATCGTGATCCCTTTCTGTGGGGCGGTTTCGGCCCGAGCTGGGGATATGGCGACATCAGCAGCTACACCGTCTATACGAGCGGACTGACGTTGCAGATCAATCGCGCGGCCGACGGCACGCGGCTGTTCGAGGGGCGCGCCGAGGCGCAGTCGCGCGACAATGATCTGCAGGCGCTCGTCCCCAATCTGGTCGAGGCGATGTTCACCGGCTTCCCCGGCAATTCGGGCGAACGGGTGCGCATCACGGTGGCGCCGCCCGAAAAGGGCTGA